The genomic DNA CATTGGTCCAATGGAGTGCCAAACTGCTGATTACCAAATCTAGGGAGCTTTGGTAATCAAAACAAAGATATAAGCCTTTGATTAGCAATGAAATACAAAGAAACAGTAAAGTCATCAGAGATCAGGGCATACTTTTCTTTCATAGGCATAAATTCTTCATCACCCAgtacaaatgatgtctcaatGTTCTTGCTAGATATATCCTTCTCCATTGAATCTTTACACAATTTCAGCATATCATGCGACGTGTCCATCATAATTAACTTCTCAATTGCTCCTAACACAGGATAGATAAATCTTTCACAAATTGTAAGTTTTCAACAAGTTTATACATGCTTAGCAGATGATCAAGATTAAAACCCTTACCACGTCCACCTATTAAACGTCTTACAGCTTCCAAGGAACCACCTAAGCATAAAGCAGTAGGAAAGCTTTTTTTGCAATCCTACAACACGATAAAGAATCATAAATACAATGCATGTATGTGGTAGacataaataattcattaaatcTAAGTACCTCTAAACGATCCACAAGATTCTCAGCTACTGCATCAACAAAGGAGTCTTTAGGGCGCATCAACCATGCTGCTCTATCACGCTGCCAATATAAAATCACAATAGGCAAAGGATAAAAGGATAAGATCAAATTTTGATGTTGTTAACAAATGGATAAGATCAAATGAGTGTTTGTTCTGAAATTGAAGGGACATAAGTCTGTATACCTAGCTACGACAACTCAATTAGGTCCCGATCGAAAATTTGTATTCATTTACCTGTTTGCGTTTGAGGTCCCGATCGAAAATCTTGACCTTTGAACTCTGCTGTCCATCTTCTTCACTGAAACTGTTATCCGTTGAATATGAACTTCCTTTCCTCAATAGTAACAAATGCTGATTATTTCTGCACCCTCTTCCCCTTCCGTAGGAAATCAGCAATCTATTTACTAGCCCGCGCATTTTTCTCACCTCAAATCTCTTCAGTTCTACTATCTCAAGAACAGCCTAATCAAGCAACAATCTTGAATATGCATCAAATAAGGCCCTAGGTCTTGTTTGATgtgaattattttcaaaattcattttttttaattatacaattCAAACTagttaaaatattctttattttttctatttattatacaatatatattttatacactaaaaataaaaagtatacaGAAATTTGAGTTAACAAACccctaattatttaaaaatataggttagctttctaaaattcaaacaaaataaataatcaaacaagttatttatataaacaagatcaaacaagcccttataAATTCAGaattgaaacaaaattttatcataattataattttgataaggaataatatatagttaatatatatttaattatacttcCAAAGAATGAAACTAAAATTAGACCTCTAATGCTCATTCCATCTCAAACCAAACATAAGCTTAAGAATGGTAAAATCAACCAAATTATTCATACTCACATTTGAATAATAAAGATAATGCAAGTACAGATGAAAAAAACCAAACCAATCTCAACTCCAGACAGACAAACTTCAAGTATAGTATGAACTTTATCTATACATGTAGAAAACCCACCAATTATTTCtctttgtaaaaaaaaacatcaatttCATCTTTGTGAATCAAACCAAACTGTTTATTGCCAAACCGAGGACATTCAACAATGATTGAGTTAGTATTTATCTTTTAAGGAGATGATGGTTTCAAAAGCACCCACCAGAGCTTTAACCTTGCTCTTTCTAGTCTGCACAAGTTTATTAGCTGTTTCTTCAATAACGTTATTAACCGAACTTTGAGATTCCCTCCTGTTGCTTCCTTCTTCAATTCCCCGATGCCTAAGGACAACTTTTCCAGGATTGCTGCTGCTGCCATTACTCGTCTTCTCAACACCTTCTTTTCTCGAACCACTTCTTTTCATACTGTTTATTTTCCCACTTTGGATTTCAACTCCAACTCTTGCTAGCTTGAAGTTTAGTTTCTTTGGAGTAGTGCTTATCGGTTTTAAATCAATCACCTTTCCTCTCCTGAAATTCACCTTCTTTGATATATCATCTTTAACTGTTGCACCACTACTTTGAAATATCCGAGCTCTTACCTTTCCTCCTCCTGATGTGTTCTGATGATGGCTTGATTCAACGGATTTCATGGTTTTCACACTTTCGGGTTTCTGTGAGATGGGTTTTTTCTCGTCATTCTTTCCAAGCCTGGTCTCTGACGATGGCACTCTTGTTAGCTTAAACTTCAGCCTTCTTGGGCTATTGCTTTCAGTCGGAAGATCTACTATTTTTCCTCTCCTGAAGTTGAGTTTCCTGGGTGATTCTGACCTTTTTGCCGAGCTAACTCCTCCTTCCTTTGGCTTCCTTGTTTTAAATGGGCTAGTTGTTTCAGAGGGAAGATCAACTGTTTTTCCTCTCCTCAAGTTGAGTTTCCTGGGTGAGTCTGTTCTTTTTACCGAGCTAACTCCTCCTTCCTTTGGCTTTCGAGTTCTAAATGGGCTAGTGTTTTCAGACGGAAGATCAACTGTCTTTCCTCTCCTAATGTTGAGTTTCTTGGGAGACTCTGACCTACTTCCGGTGGTAACTCCTACATCCTTCGACTTTCGAGTTCTCAATGTGCCCAGTTTGGGAATGTCACTCTTGATGGATATAACAGATGACGCAGAGAATGAtaatggtggtggtggtggtgatggtAGTGGAGCAGGCTTTTTCcccattcttttatttttcaagattttgcTCTTGGAGGAAGGAGACAAGGATTGATGAATAATGAGAGGAGTATCAACTCCACATTCTACGATAGTCTCCTCATTTGGTGGTGTTGATTCAATAGAAATGTTGTTTAGATCGTTACCATTTGGATTTGTCTCGATGACGTATAATGTCTTCTCaggaacttcttcatcaatAATAGATTCCATTTCAGGAATACTATTATCCACATCCTGTCTCTTGATTCCAGCCTTTATAGGATTGTATTGCCTTTTCAGATTCGGTAAGTTTCTATAGATGGGTGGAAGAGGAGGAGCAGGCTTTTCCTTCTGCAAATTGATATCGCTTTTCCTCCTAACAGTTGGTGGTCTGCAAATGGTACTACTTGCTCGAGGAATTCCAGTTTTTATAGGTGCAACGATTTCACTGTATCTTCTATTGCCAGCTAACCCGTTTGACGATTGTGTAATAATTCCTTTATTGTTTTCCAAATTCGGTAAGGACATCCTTTTCTGCTCTTTAATTATGTCtgctttcttcttttcttcccGAATCTCAGCCATTCTCTTTCTAATTATTGTAGATAGTGGAATCTTTGATTCTTCATTGAAACTGTGCTTCTGACCGTGCTTGCACATGTCGTGACACGAACCAGTCGAAGCCCTGAGATAGCGCGATAGAACTTTCCCTTCGCTCTTTTGAGTGATCATATTTCCATGTTTGCCCTTCCCATTGTCATGTCTGTCTTCTTCTTCAAGCTCAATCTGCTTTGGATTTTCCAAGAGGGGGGTATTGATCGTCTCTTGATTCACTTGGATATCAACTGTCGGCTCCTCAGCTATTATCGTATCAATGGTATAGTTTGCCATTAAtaagagatgatgatgatgatgatgatggaatTAGAATAACTGCAATGTAGAATAATCCAACAAAGAATGGAAGGAAGATATCAGTGTAAATCAGAGAATAATTTACAGAACATCAACTACAAAGAAATCTGCATAAATAGTTTTCAGAGAATACCATATGCTATGATTGTTGTTAACAGACAATGAAATGAACAGAAGGAATTTCATGTATACCTTGTTTAACCTTCAGAATGAAGCTAAATGTGAAATCATTCAACACATACAAGAATCAGAAGCTGTAGAATACATATATTGTATCCTTAGCTTAGATAGATCGTATAAATGTTCATAAAGAATGAATCGGAAATCTGTTCATGGCTCCATAATTTGGGAGAAGATGTCGCTTATTGATAATCAACATCCATTACAATTCCATTTCACCTATCATAATTCTATCAAATGAAACAAACAGGAAATGCAGGAGATAATCGTAAACTGATTACAACAAATCAAATCTTGTTTCGCTACAatcaggaaaaaaaattaaaaaaatcagagaTCTGATATACGTAAAACATAACCAACGTGTAATATGAAATCAAGATGATCGATCCTATTAGCAATCCATCATTCTGATTCTATGATTGTTATCTGAAAAGAATGAAAATCAGAAGTCAAAGTGAAGAAACCTACCTTTTTGCAGCTTCTCAATGAAAAATCTTAGAGCATAAAATGCCGCAAATAGTGCCTCGGTTTCAAGCCACAAGAAAAGCCTTTGATCATGAAAATGGTGGACCAATTATGACGGTTACAAGGAGAACAAAAAGAATCCCTCGAGATGTGCCTTTGCTGTTGCggaaataaagagaaaaaagttGATATCGAGGAAAAAGATCAGTATCAAAAGAAGCTTCTTCTCCAATGGTATATACTAcattatagagagagagagagagagaaagattaGGCTTAATAATAATACGCGTTTGTAAGCGTATTATCAACGCTCTCAAAAGTTAAGGGTATATAATTAGGGTTAAGACCTCCCGCCCTATTTTGATccatttattctttattattcgGTCAAacttacttttaatttattaccataaagttcttttaaaaaaatatcccactttacatttattttttttaaattaaaatttattatt from Impatiens glandulifera chromosome 9, dImpGla2.1, whole genome shotgun sequence includes the following:
- the LOC124914815 gene encoding putative methyltransferase At1g22800, mitochondrial; this translates as MRGLVNRLLISYGRGRGCRNNQHLLLLRKGSSYSTDNSFSEEDGQQSSKVKIFDRDLKRKQRDRAAWLMRPKDSFVDAVAENLVDRLEDCKKSFPTALCLGGSLEAVRRLIGGRGAIEKLIMMDTSHDMLKLCKDSMEKDISSKNIETSFVLGDEEFMPMKENSLDLVISSLALHWTNDLPGAMIQSRLALKPDGLFLAAILGGETLKELRISCTIAQMEREGGISPRLSPLAQVRDAGNLLTRAGFTLPGVDVDEYVVKYSSALELIEHLRAMGETNALFQRKKTLNRETALATAAIYESMFGSDDGTIPATFQVIYMTGWKDHHSQQKAKRRGSATVSFQDIQKQFGE
- the LOC124914675 gene encoding uncharacterized protein LOC124914675 — translated: MANYTIDTIIAEEPTVDIQVNQETINTPLLENPKQIELEEEDRHDNGKGKHGNMITQKSEGKVLSRYLRASTGSCHDMCKHGQKHSFNEESKIPLSTIIRKRMAEIREEKKKADIIKEQKRMSLPNLENNKGIITQSSNGLAGNRRYSEIVAPIKTGIPRASSTICRPPTVRRKSDINLQKEKPAPPLPPIYRNLPNLKRQYNPIKAGIKRQDVDNSIPEMESIIDEEVPEKTLYVIETNPNGNDLNNISIESTPPNEETIVECGVDTPLIIHQSLSPSSKSKILKNKRMGKKPAPLPSPPPPPLSFSASSVISIKSDIPKLGTLRTRKSKDVGVTTGSRSESPKKLNIRRGKTVDLPSENTSPFRTRKPKEGGVSSVKRTDSPRKLNLRRGKTVDLPSETTSPFKTRKPKEGGVSSAKRSESPRKLNFRRGKIVDLPTESNSPRRLKFKLTRVPSSETRLGKNDEKKPISQKPESVKTMKSVESSHHQNTSGGGKVRARIFQSSGATVKDDISKKVNFRRGKVIDLKPISTTPKKLNFKLARVGVEIQSGKINSMKRSGSRKEGVEKTSNGSSSNPGKVVLRHRGIEEGSNRRESQSSVNNVIEETANKLVQTRKSKVKALVGAFETIISLKDKY